In Cystobacter fuscus DSM 2262, the genomic stretch GCCGCGAGGAGGAGAAGGGCATCCAGAAGGCCTTCCTGCGCGGGCTCAACGGCTACTACGCCACCTTCCCCGAGGTGCTGAAGACGAAGTATGGCATGGACTGCCTGGTGCTCGACGTGACCACGCAGGACATCCGCACCGGCCGGGGACGCGAGGAGTTCCTCGACCGGATCTCCACCTTCCTCGCCTGAGAGGTAGCACGCCCGTGCCCGAGTTGTCCCCCAAGAGCCCCCGCGACTCCGAAGTGGTGATGACGCAGATGATCCTCCCCTCGGACGCCAACCCGGCCAACGCCGCGTTCGGAGGCCGGGTGATGGAGTGGATCGACATCTGCGGCGCCATCTCCGCCCAGCGCCACTGCCGGCAGATGGTGGTCACCGCCTCCATGGATGACCTGCACTTCCACGCCTCCATCAAGGTGGGTTGGACGGTGACGCTGCACGCGCGCGTCATCGCCACCTTCCGCACCTCCATGGAGGTGGGCGTCACGGTGACGGCGGAAAACCCGCTCACGGGCGACAAGCACCTGACCACCAGCGCCCTGCTCACCTTCGTGGCCATCACCCCGGAAGGCAAGCGCGTGCCGGTGCCCGCGCTGAAGCTGGAGACGGAAGAGGAGCACGCCGCGCTGCGCGAAGCCGAGCAGCGGCGTCAGGAGCGGCTCGCGCGCAAGCCCACGAGCTTCGCCTGGCAGAAGGTCATCAAGCCCGGCATCGCGGGCTGACCATGACCGACCTCAACCCCATCCCCTTCTGGTTTCTCCGCCACGGAGAGACGGACTGGAACGCGCGCCATCTCTCCCAGGGCCAGGTGGACGTCCCGTTGAACGCGGTAGGCCTCGCCCAGGCGGAGCGGGCGGCGCGGGCGCTGGCGGGGCAAGGCATCCGCTCCATTCATGCCAGTACCCTCGGCCGCGCGCGAGTGACGGCGGAGATCGTGGCGGCGCGGCTGGAGCTGCCGGTGAACTTCGATCCCGAACTCCAGGAATGCGCCTTCGGCGTGAGGGAAGGGCAGAAGATGTCCGGCTGGTTCGACGACTGGATCGCCGGCATCGCGACCCCCGAGGGCGCCGAGAGCTTCGCCGCGCTGCGCGAGCGCGCCGTGAAGGCCATCAACCGCGCCACCGCCCATCCCGGCCCGGTGCTGGTCGTGGCGCATGGAGCCCTCTGGCGCGCCGTGCGCCAGGCGGCCGGGCTGGAGGCGAACATCCGCACCCCCAACGCGCTGCCGCTCTGGGTGGAGCCGCCCTCGAGCCATGAGGGCTGGCGCCTCACCGCGGTGGAACAGAGGGCCTGAACCGTCCGCGGTCAGTCCTCGCCCTCTTCCGGGATGGCGCCTTTTGGAAGGAGCCGATGCCCCTCGAAGACCGTCAGTACTTCGATACCGCCGCGGCCCACGCGGTACACGATGCGATAGGAGCGGAGGAGCACCTCTCGGATGTCTTCCCGCTCGATTTCCGGCACGCGGCGCCCGGCCCTGGGCGTGGTGGCGGCGTCGTGGACTCGCCGTCGCAGGCGTTCGACCCATTGCCGTGCGGCACCTGGATCATCCTCCGCGATGTAACGGCCGATGGCGCGCAGATCCCTGACGGAGCGGTGGGTCCACCGGACACGTGCTTTGCGGCTCACGGCTTGAGCTTGCCGAACTCGTCGTCCAGCAGCATGCCAAGCGCCTCATCGGAGACTGCGCGGCCCGCCTCCGCATCGGCGAGTCCTTCACCGACCGCGTCGAGGAATCGGGCACGATGGGAGAGCCTATCGAATTCCTCGGGAGAGAGGAGCACGGCGGCGGGCTTGCCACTTTGGGTGATGACCACCGGACGGCGATGCTCTTTCAACCGGCGCACCACTTCGGAGGCACGAGCCTTGAAATCGGCGATGGGCAGGATGTCCTCTGAGATGTGGAGTGGTTTCATGGTCACCTGGATGGTCATCCTGATGGTCCAAGGATAGACCCGCTTTTGGATTCCCACCAGGGTCGAAGCAGAAGACCTCCCCATCTCGTACAGGAATACGAGCCCCTGTCCGCCTGCTCGGAACCGTTACTCCGTCTCCCGGGGCACGCAAGTGCCCTGGGATTGACCGCGACACAGAGGCGAAGTCCGACTGTAGTACCAAGCCGTCGCGAGAGACGCGTGGGACGACGGGTGTCGATGGACACTCCGCCGAGGCGGTGAGCGACAGCGCATCGCGGCCGAATGCCTGGGTGGACTTACTCGGAAGGGGGGGGCATCGTCAGGCCCTTCACCCGCTCGAGGTTGGCGCGGTGGAAGGTGGCGCCGGTGAGCGTCGCGGCCGCGAAGCTCGAGCGCTCGAGGTTGGCCTTGTCGAAACAGGCATTCGTCAGGTTCGCCCGATCGAACTGGACGCGCTCGAGATTGGCACCCCGGAGGTTGGCGTCCTCGAGGTTGGCGTCGCGCAGGTCGGCCCTCTCGACGTTGGCGGAGCGGAGGTCCGCGTGCGTCAGGTTCGCGCCATCCAGGTCGACGCCCTCCAGGTTGGCGCGCTGGAGATTCACACGGGACAGGTTGGCCTCGCTCAGCCGGGCGTCCTCCAGGTTGGAGCCCTCCAGGTTGGCACCCTCCAGGTTGGCACGCGAGAAGTCCACGCCCTCGAGGTTCGCTCCCTGGGCGTTGATACCCACGAGGTTGGCGCCGATGAGCCGGGCATCCTCCAGGTTGCAGCCCTCGAGGTTGGCGTCGGCCAGGACGACCTCGTGCATCTCGGCGTGCTCCAGGTTCGCGCCGCGCAGGTTGGCCTCGTGGAGGTTGGCACCGGACAAGTCGATGTCCGCCAGATTGGCGTTGCGCAGGTTGGCACCGCGCAGGCTCGCCTGCCGGAGGTCCAGGTCCTCCAGGTTCGCGCCGGAGAGGTTCGCCCCGTCGAGCATGGCCTGGGTGAGCTCGACGCCCGCCTCGCCCGCGGCCTCCAGGGCCTCGCGCAGGTCCCCGTCATGACTGAAGAGTTCCGTCCCCGCCTTGTTGCGAATCTGCGTCCTCATCGTTCGTCCTCCCGGTGACGTGACGCGCACCAATGTACGGGGCGGCTCCAGGTGCCGGTATGACCGGGGGTGCCGAGAAGCATGGCCGAGCGTGCCATAATCCGTGCTCCGTGGCTCGCGCGCGCAAAGAGACGCCCTTCCGGTCCGGGCTGGTGCCGACGCTTCTCCGGCTGGTGCGCTCGCGCGGAGGGGACGCGGACCTGCTCGTCCGCCGCTTCGGTTTCCCGGCCGGAGTGGAGGAGCACGCGGACGCACTCATCACCGCCGGGGACTTCGGCCAGTTGCTGGAGGCGGCCGCGGGAGAGCTGGATGATCCCTTCCTCGCGCTGCGGCTGCCGGTGGAACTGGAACCGCGCCGCTACGGCTTGGGTGAGCTGGCGATGCGCGCGAGCCCCACGGTGCGCGAGGCACTCCTGCGGGTGGTGCGCTACGCCCCGCTGGAGAACGAGCGGCTCGTCTTCGGGTTGGAGGAGCGCGGGCAGGAGGTGGCGCTCACCTGTCACGTGGACGGACATCCCCGGGGACTCACCCGGCACGTCCACGAGTACGCGCTGGCCTCGGTGCTCACGCACG encodes the following:
- a CDS encoding acyl-CoA thioesterase, whose amino-acid sequence is MPELSPKSPRDSEVVMTQMILPSDANPANAAFGGRVMEWIDICGAISAQRHCRQMVVTASMDDLHFHASIKVGWTVTLHARVIATFRTSMEVGVTVTAENPLTGDKHLTTSALLTFVAITPEGKRVPVPALKLETEEEHAALREAEQRRQERLARKPTSFAWQKVIKPGIAG
- a CDS encoding histidine phosphatase family protein, giving the protein MTDLNPIPFWFLRHGETDWNARHLSQGQVDVPLNAVGLAQAERAARALAGQGIRSIHASTLGRARVTAEIVAARLELPVNFDPELQECAFGVREGQKMSGWFDDWIAGIATPEGAESFAALRERAVKAINRATAHPGPVLVVAHGALWRAVRQAAGLEANIRTPNALPLWVEPPSSHEGWRLTAVEQRA
- a CDS encoding type II toxin-antitoxin system RelE/ParE family toxin — protein: MSRKARVRWTHRSVRDLRAIGRYIAEDDPGAARQWVERLRRRVHDAATTPRAGRRVPEIEREDIREVLLRSYRIVYRVGRGGIEVLTVFEGHRLLPKGAIPEEGED
- a CDS encoding type II toxin-antitoxin system Phd/YefM family antitoxin, giving the protein MTIQVTMKPLHISEDILPIADFKARASEVVRRLKEHRRPVVITQSGKPAAVLLSPEEFDRLSHRARFLDAVGEGLADAEAGRAVSDEALGMLLDDEFGKLKP
- a CDS encoding pentapeptide repeat-containing protein gives rise to the protein MRTQIRNKAGTELFSHDGDLREALEAAGEAGVELTQAMLDGANLSGANLEDLDLRQASLRGANLRNANLADIDLSGANLHEANLRGANLEHAEMHEVVLADANLEGCNLEDARLIGANLVGINAQGANLEGVDFSRANLEGANLEGSNLEDARLSEANLSRVNLQRANLEGVDLDGANLTHADLRSANVERADLRDANLEDANLRGANLERVQFDRANLTNACFDKANLERSSFAAATLTGATFHRANLERVKGLTMPPPSE